From the Primulina tabacum isolate GXHZ01 chromosome 3, ASM2559414v2, whole genome shotgun sequence genome, one window contains:
- the LOC142540839 gene encoding pantothenate kinase 2 isoform X1 — MDSSKEDHQQLNSVVAGCINVDNFDGKDEPNSDTEKPESTPLERGEPGETEMTSFTGNSIHRSSSRPLLDLSGAAIQGNFEERDPTILLPNQSDDISHLALDIGGSLIKLIYFSRHENKPVNDRRKRTIKERLAVSNVNRRSYPILGGRLHFVKFETSKIYDCLDFIYSKQLHRGGMDSRHWQAQGSDTENTIIKATGGGAHKYADLFKERLGISIEKEDEMDCLVAGANFLLKAIRHEAFTHMEGHKAFVQIDSNDMFPYLLVNIGSGVSMIKVDGDGVFQRVSGTNVGGGTYWGLGKLLTKCKCFDELLELSQRGDNRTIDMLVGDIYGGMDYSKIGLSASTIASSFGKTISENKELEDYRPEDISLSLLRMISYNIGQISYLNALRFGLKRIFFGGFFIRGHAYTMDTISFAVHFWSKGEAQAMFLRHEGFLGALGAFMSYEKHGLDDLKAHHLVERFPMGAPYIGGNVHGPPLGDLNEKISWMEKFVQKGTEITAPVPMAPPGTTGLGGFEVPSSKGDTLRPDASKLNVGVLHLVPSLEVFPLLADPKLYEPNTIDISEHGELEYWFTVLSEHMPDLVDKAVASEGGTDDAKRRGDAFARAFFAHLARLMEEPAAYGKLGLANLLELREECLREFHFIDVYRSIKQRENEASLAVLPDLLAELDGMNEEARLLTLIEGVLAANIFDWGSRACVDLYHKGTIIEIYRMSRNKMQRPWRVDDFDVFKERMFGSDKKKSHPYKRALLFVDNSGADIILGMLPLAREFLRRGTEVVLVANTFPALNDVTAMELPDIIAEAAKHCDILRRAAEAGGLLVDAMITLQDSPKERSSSVPLMAVENGCGSPCIDFRQVTLELAAAAKDADLIILEGMGRALHTNFYARFKCDALKLAMVKNQRLAAKLIKGNLYDCVCRFEPAS, encoded by the exons ATGGATAGTTCAAAAGAGGACCACCAACAACTTAACAGTGTGGTTGCCGGCTGTATAAATGTTGATAATTTTGATGGAAAAGATGAACCCAATTCGGATACTGAAAAACCTGAAAGTACTCCTCTAGAAAGAGGGGAGCCAGGAGAAACGGAAATGACATCGTTTACTGGAAATTCAATTCACCGGTCCTCATCCCGGCCACTACTGGACCTCAGTGGAGCAGCCATACAAGGAAATTTTGAGGAGAGGGACCCCACAATTCTGTTGCCTAATCAGTCGGATGATATTTCTCACTTGGCTTTGGACATTGGAG GATCCCTCATTAAGTTGATTTATTTCTCAAGACATGAGAACAAGCCAGTTAATGACAGGAGGAAAAGAACAATTAAGGAAAGACTTGCTGTTTCCAATGTAAACAGAAGGAGCTACCCAATACTTGGTGGGAGATTACATTTTGTAAAGTTTGAGACATCTAAGATTTATGATTGCTTGGATTTCATCTACTCCAAGCAGCTTCATCGTGGTG GCATGGATTCACGACATTGGCAAGCTCAGGGTTCAGACACCGAGAACACGATAATTAAG GCAACAGGAGGTGGGGCACACAAATATGCTGATCTTTTTAAGGAGAGACTTGGCATCAGTATAGAGAAAGAGGATGAAATGGACTGTCTTGTGGCTGGTGCAAACTTTTTGCTCAAG GCGATTCGGCATGAGGCTTTTACGCATATGGAGGGTCATAAAGCGTTTGTACAGATTGACTCCAACGATATGTTTCCATATCTTCTCGTTAATATAGGGTCTGGTGTCAGTATGATCAAG GTAGATGGGGATGGAGTTTTCCAACGTGTTAGTGGAACAAATGTTGGTGGGGGCACGTATTGGGGTCTGGGGAAGCTGTTAACCAAGTGCAAGTG TTTTGATGAATTGTTGGAGCTGAGCCAACGGGGAGATAATCGAACCATAGACATGCTTGTGGGTGATATTTACGGTGGGATGGACTACTCCAAG ATTGGTCTCTCTGCATCAACAATTGCTTCTAGTTTTGGCAAGACGATATCTGAAAATAAAGAGCTTGAAGATTATCGCCCTGAAGATATATCTTTGTCCCTCTTACGAATGATCTCCTATAATATCGGCCAG ATATCTTACTTAAATGCATTGCGCTTTGGACTCAAGAGAATTTTTTTCGGAGGATTTTTCATCAGGGGCCATGCCTACACGATGGACACCATCTCATTTGCTGTCCACTTCTG GTCGAAGGGAGAAGCTCAAGCTATGTTTTTGCGACACGAAGGGTTTTTAGGAGCTTTAGGTGCATTTATGAGCTACGAGAAGCATGGGCTGGATGACCTTAAGGCTCACCATCTTGTAGAAAGGTTTCCCATGGGTGCACCATATATTGGAGGAAATGTCCACGGTCCACCTTTAGGAGATCTCAATGAGAAG ATATCCTGGATGGAGAAGTTTGTGCAGAAAGGAACTGAAATTACTGCTCCTGTTCCAATGGCCCCTCCTGGAACTACTGGCCTGGGAGGTTTTGAAGTCCCATCATCTAAAGGAGATACCCTGCGTCCTGATGCCAGCAAACTAAATGTGGGTGTTCTCCATCTTGTACCAAGTTTGGAGGTGTTTCCACTGTTAGCGGATCCAAAACT ATATGAGCCCAACACTATAGATATTTCAGAGCATGGTGAGCTAGA ATATTGGTTCACTGTCTTGTCAGAACACATGCCGGATCTTGTTGATAag GCTGTGGCTAGTGAAGGTGGTACTGATGATGCAAAAAGAAGAGGTGATGCATTTGCCCGTGCGTTCTTTGCTCACTTGGCGAG GTTGATGGAGGAGCCAGCTGCATATGGAAAGTTGGGACTGGCCAACCTCTTAGAACTAAGAGAAGAATGCTTGAGGGAGTTCCACTTTATTGATGTGTACAGAAGCATAAAACAGAG GGAGAATGAAGCGTCACTAGCTGTTTTACCCGATCTATTGGCGGAGCTTGACGGTATGAATGAG GAAGCAAGATTGCTTACATTAATTGAAGGGGTACTTGCTGCGAACATCTTTGATTGGGGATCCCGTGCTTGTGTTGATCTCTATCATAAAGGAACAATTATTGAAATATACAGAATGAGTCGTAACAAGATGCAAAGACCTTGGCGG GTGGatgattttgatgtttttaaagaGAGGATGTTTGGATCTGACAAAAAGAAGTCTCACCCATATAAAAGAGCATTGCTTTTCGTGGACAACTCAGGTGCTGATATTATACTGGGAATGCTTCCACTTGCAAGGGAATTTCTCAGACGTGGAACTGAA GTTGTCCTGGTTGCAAATACGTTTCCTGCACTCAATGATGTTACTGCAATGGAGTTACCTGATATTATTGCTGAGGCTGCAAAG CATTGCGACATTCTTAGACGGGCAGCTGAAGCAGGAGGCTTACTTGTGGATGCAATGATCACCTTGCAAGATAGTCCTAAAGAAAGATCGTCTTCTGTACCTTTGATGGCTGTTGAGAATGGGTGTGGCAGTCCTTGCATAGACTTTAGACAAGTAACCTTGGAGTTAGCTGCCGCTGCCAAGGATGCTGATCTG
- the LOC142540839 gene encoding pantothenate kinase 2 isoform X2: MDSSKEDHQQLNSVVAGCINVDNFDGKDEPNSDTEKPESTPLERGEPGETEMTSFTGNSIHRSSSRPLLDLSGAAIQGNFEERDPTILLPNQSDDISHLALDIGGSLIKLIYFSRHENKPVNDRRKRTIKERLAVSNVNRRSYPILGGRLHFVKFETSKIYDCLDFIYSKQLHRGMDSRHWQAQGSDTENTIIKATGGGAHKYADLFKERLGISIEKEDEMDCLVAGANFLLKAIRHEAFTHMEGHKAFVQIDSNDMFPYLLVNIGSGVSMIKVDGDGVFQRVSGTNVGGGTYWGLGKLLTKCKCFDELLELSQRGDNRTIDMLVGDIYGGMDYSKIGLSASTIASSFGKTISENKELEDYRPEDISLSLLRMISYNIGQISYLNALRFGLKRIFFGGFFIRGHAYTMDTISFAVHFWSKGEAQAMFLRHEGFLGALGAFMSYEKHGLDDLKAHHLVERFPMGAPYIGGNVHGPPLGDLNEKISWMEKFVQKGTEITAPVPMAPPGTTGLGGFEVPSSKGDTLRPDASKLNVGVLHLVPSLEVFPLLADPKLYEPNTIDISEHGELEYWFTVLSEHMPDLVDKAVASEGGTDDAKRRGDAFARAFFAHLARLMEEPAAYGKLGLANLLELREECLREFHFIDVYRSIKQRENEASLAVLPDLLAELDGMNEEARLLTLIEGVLAANIFDWGSRACVDLYHKGTIIEIYRMSRNKMQRPWRVDDFDVFKERMFGSDKKKSHPYKRALLFVDNSGADIILGMLPLAREFLRRGTEVVLVANTFPALNDVTAMELPDIIAEAAKHCDILRRAAEAGGLLVDAMITLQDSPKERSSSVPLMAVENGCGSPCIDFRQVTLELAAAAKDADLIILEGMGRALHTNFYARFKCDALKLAMVKNQRLAAKLIKGNLYDCVCRFEPAS; the protein is encoded by the exons ATGGATAGTTCAAAAGAGGACCACCAACAACTTAACAGTGTGGTTGCCGGCTGTATAAATGTTGATAATTTTGATGGAAAAGATGAACCCAATTCGGATACTGAAAAACCTGAAAGTACTCCTCTAGAAAGAGGGGAGCCAGGAGAAACGGAAATGACATCGTTTACTGGAAATTCAATTCACCGGTCCTCATCCCGGCCACTACTGGACCTCAGTGGAGCAGCCATACAAGGAAATTTTGAGGAGAGGGACCCCACAATTCTGTTGCCTAATCAGTCGGATGATATTTCTCACTTGGCTTTGGACATTGGAG GATCCCTCATTAAGTTGATTTATTTCTCAAGACATGAGAACAAGCCAGTTAATGACAGGAGGAAAAGAACAATTAAGGAAAGACTTGCTGTTTCCAATGTAAACAGAAGGAGCTACCCAATACTTGGTGGGAGATTACATTTTGTAAAGTTTGAGACATCTAAGATTTATGATTGCTTGGATTTCATCTACTCCAAGCAGCTTCATCGTG GCATGGATTCACGACATTGGCAAGCTCAGGGTTCAGACACCGAGAACACGATAATTAAG GCAACAGGAGGTGGGGCACACAAATATGCTGATCTTTTTAAGGAGAGACTTGGCATCAGTATAGAGAAAGAGGATGAAATGGACTGTCTTGTGGCTGGTGCAAACTTTTTGCTCAAG GCGATTCGGCATGAGGCTTTTACGCATATGGAGGGTCATAAAGCGTTTGTACAGATTGACTCCAACGATATGTTTCCATATCTTCTCGTTAATATAGGGTCTGGTGTCAGTATGATCAAG GTAGATGGGGATGGAGTTTTCCAACGTGTTAGTGGAACAAATGTTGGTGGGGGCACGTATTGGGGTCTGGGGAAGCTGTTAACCAAGTGCAAGTG TTTTGATGAATTGTTGGAGCTGAGCCAACGGGGAGATAATCGAACCATAGACATGCTTGTGGGTGATATTTACGGTGGGATGGACTACTCCAAG ATTGGTCTCTCTGCATCAACAATTGCTTCTAGTTTTGGCAAGACGATATCTGAAAATAAAGAGCTTGAAGATTATCGCCCTGAAGATATATCTTTGTCCCTCTTACGAATGATCTCCTATAATATCGGCCAG ATATCTTACTTAAATGCATTGCGCTTTGGACTCAAGAGAATTTTTTTCGGAGGATTTTTCATCAGGGGCCATGCCTACACGATGGACACCATCTCATTTGCTGTCCACTTCTG GTCGAAGGGAGAAGCTCAAGCTATGTTTTTGCGACACGAAGGGTTTTTAGGAGCTTTAGGTGCATTTATGAGCTACGAGAAGCATGGGCTGGATGACCTTAAGGCTCACCATCTTGTAGAAAGGTTTCCCATGGGTGCACCATATATTGGAGGAAATGTCCACGGTCCACCTTTAGGAGATCTCAATGAGAAG ATATCCTGGATGGAGAAGTTTGTGCAGAAAGGAACTGAAATTACTGCTCCTGTTCCAATGGCCCCTCCTGGAACTACTGGCCTGGGAGGTTTTGAAGTCCCATCATCTAAAGGAGATACCCTGCGTCCTGATGCCAGCAAACTAAATGTGGGTGTTCTCCATCTTGTACCAAGTTTGGAGGTGTTTCCACTGTTAGCGGATCCAAAACT ATATGAGCCCAACACTATAGATATTTCAGAGCATGGTGAGCTAGA ATATTGGTTCACTGTCTTGTCAGAACACATGCCGGATCTTGTTGATAag GCTGTGGCTAGTGAAGGTGGTACTGATGATGCAAAAAGAAGAGGTGATGCATTTGCCCGTGCGTTCTTTGCTCACTTGGCGAG GTTGATGGAGGAGCCAGCTGCATATGGAAAGTTGGGACTGGCCAACCTCTTAGAACTAAGAGAAGAATGCTTGAGGGAGTTCCACTTTATTGATGTGTACAGAAGCATAAAACAGAG GGAGAATGAAGCGTCACTAGCTGTTTTACCCGATCTATTGGCGGAGCTTGACGGTATGAATGAG GAAGCAAGATTGCTTACATTAATTGAAGGGGTACTTGCTGCGAACATCTTTGATTGGGGATCCCGTGCTTGTGTTGATCTCTATCATAAAGGAACAATTATTGAAATATACAGAATGAGTCGTAACAAGATGCAAAGACCTTGGCGG GTGGatgattttgatgtttttaaagaGAGGATGTTTGGATCTGACAAAAAGAAGTCTCACCCATATAAAAGAGCATTGCTTTTCGTGGACAACTCAGGTGCTGATATTATACTGGGAATGCTTCCACTTGCAAGGGAATTTCTCAGACGTGGAACTGAA GTTGTCCTGGTTGCAAATACGTTTCCTGCACTCAATGATGTTACTGCAATGGAGTTACCTGATATTATTGCTGAGGCTGCAAAG CATTGCGACATTCTTAGACGGGCAGCTGAAGCAGGAGGCTTACTTGTGGATGCAATGATCACCTTGCAAGATAGTCCTAAAGAAAGATCGTCTTCTGTACCTTTGATGGCTGTTGAGAATGGGTGTGGCAGTCCTTGCATAGACTTTAGACAAGTAACCTTGGAGTTAGCTGCCGCTGCCAAGGATGCTGATCTG